In Homo sapiens chromosome 11, GRCh38.p14 Primary Assembly, one DNA window encodes the following:
- the APOA4 gene encoding apolipoprotein A-IV precursor, whose amino-acid sequence MFLKAVVLTLALVAVAGARAEVSADQVATVMWDYFSQLSNNAKEAVEHLQKSELTQQLNALFQDKLGEVNTYAGDLQKKLVPFATELHERLAKDSEKLKEEIGKELEELRARLLPHANEVSQKIGDNLRELQQRLEPYADQLRTQVSTQAEQLRRQLTPYAQRMERVLRENADSLQASLRPHADELKAKIDQNVEELKGRLTPYADEFKVKIDQTVEELRRSLAPYAQDTQEKLNHQLEGLTFQMKKNAEELKARISASAEELRQRLAPLAEDVRGNLRGNTEGLQKSLAELGGHLDQQVEEFRRRVEPYGENFNKALVQQMEQLRQKLGPHAGDVEGHLSFLEKDLRDKVNSFFSTFKEKESQDKTLSLPELEQQQEQQQEQQQEQVQMLAPLES is encoded by the exons ATGTTCCTGAAGGCCGTGgtcctgaccctggccctggtGGCTGTCGCCG GAGCCAGGGCTGAGGTCAGTGCTGACCAGGTGGCCACGGTGATGTGGGACTACTTCAGCCAGCTGAGCAACAATGCCAAGGAGGCCGTGGAACATCTCCAGAAATCTGAACTCACCCAGCAACTCAA TGCCCTCTTCCAGGACAAACTTGGAGAAGTGAACACTTACGCAGGTGACCTGCAGAAGAAGCTGGTGCCCTTTGCCACCGAGCTGCATGAACGCCTGGCCAAGGACTCGGAGAAACTGAAGGAGGAGATTGGGAAGGAGCTGGAGGAGCTGAGGGCCCGGCTGCTGCCCCATGCCAATGAGGTGAGCCAGAAGATCGGGGACAACCTGCGAGAGCTTCAGCAGCGCCTGGAGCCCTACGCGGACCAGCTGCGCACCCAGGTCAGCACGCAGGCCGAGCAGCTGCGGCGCCAGCTGACCCCCTACGCACAGCGCATGGAGAGAGTGCTGCGGGAGAACGCCGACAGCCTGCAGGCCTCGCTGAGGCCCCACGCCGACGAGCTCAAGGCCAAGATCGACCAGAACGTGGAGGAGCTCAAGGGACGCCTTACGCCCTACGCTGACGAATTCAAAGTCAAGATTGACCAGACCGTGGAGGAGCTGCGCCGCAGCCTGGCTCCCTATGCTCAGGACACGCAGGAGAAGCTCAACCACCAGCTTGAGGGCCTGACCTTCCAGATGAAGAAGAACGCCGAGGAGCTCAAGGCCAGGATCTCGGCCAGTGCCGAGGAGCTGCGGCAGAGGCTGGCGCCCTTGGCCGAGGACGTGCGTGGCAACCTGAGGGGCAACACCGAGGGGCTGCAGAAGTCACTGGCAGAGCTGGGTGGGCACCTGGACCAGCAGGTGGAGGAGTTCCGACGCCGGGTGGAGCCCTACGGGGAAAACTTCAACAAAGCCCTGGTGCAGCAGATGGAACAGCTCAGGCAGAAACTGGGCCCCCATGCGGGGGACGTGGAAGGCCACTTGAGCTTCCTGGAGAAGGACCTGAGGGACAAGGTCAACTCCTTCTTCAGCACCTTCAAGGAGAAAGAGAGCCAGGACAAGACTCTCTCCCTCCCTGAGCTGGAGCAACAGCAGgaacagcagcaggagcagcagcaggagcaggtgCAGATGCTGGCCCCTTTGGAGAGCTGA